The genomic stretch TTTAAAGAAGGCGGTTCAGTTCGTACAGAAATTCTTTCTGGCTCCACTCGTAGGCGAAGAAGCGGGGAACGGAGAACGGATCGGTCCCGCGCCGGACGTAGCCGCCCGAGGCGGTGAAGCCGCACGTGACCCCGGCTTCCCGGGCGGCCCGGGGGGCGGCCTCGCCGACCGAGGCCGGATCGCCGTAGGGATAGGCGATCATCCCGACCGAGCGGCCCAGAAGCGCCTCGAGGTCCCGCTTGCTCCCCTCGATCTCCTCCCGCTGGGCGGCGGGGGGAAGCGCGGCGAGCCGGGGATGGGTCATCGTGTGGGCCCCGATGGTGAAGAGCGGATTCCGGGAAAGGTTCAGGAGCTCGGTCGCGGTCATGGTGCGCCGGTTGGAGCGGACCTCGCGGACGAGGCCGAAGTCGGACCATTCCGCGACGGCGTCGAGCCGCGCGATCTGCTCCTCGCGGGGGAGCTGCTTCAGCATCCGGGAGAGCCGGAGGAAGAGCTCGCGCCGTCCCTTGGAGATCCCGCGCGGGAAGACCGCCCCCTCGGCGGGAAGATCCTCGCGCCCCGCGTCATTGGCCTCCCAGACGAACGGCTCCGCCCAGGCGGGCGCGAACCGGTCGGGCAGCCTCACCGGGGCGAGGACGAGCCGCTCGAGATCGTCCCACCAGAATTCGTCCCGGTTCTCGATCATCCCCGAGGTCACGAAGAAGGCGGCGGGGACCCCGTGCCGGATGAGGATCGGGGCGGCCTCCAGGGCGTTGTCGGCATAGCCGTCGTCGAAGGTCACCGCCACGGCGCGGCGGGGAAGCGGCGCGCCGCCGAGGAGGGAGTCGGCGATCTGGTAAAGGGAAACGGGACGGAATTTCCTCCGGAGGATCTCCATCTGCGCGTCGAACGTCGCCGGGGTGACGGCGAGGCGGTAGGGATCGCTGCCCGGGGGAAGCGTCGTCACCCGATGGTAGGCCAGGATCACCGCATCGCCCTGGAGACGGTGCCACAAGGCCTTCCCGAAACGGGGAAGGAGGGGACGTAGGAGATCGCGCCAACTCATGCTTTTACTTTGATCCCGCCGACGGGAAGGGTGCCCACCAGTAGAGGGCAATCGGGGGGCGTTAGCAATCCGGGATCGAAGAGGCTTTAGAGCCTGTTAGCGATGCATGACCGAGTTCCCCTTCGAGGGGGGAACCGGTTTCCGGCCCCTCCCGAGGAACCCCGTCACGCGGTAGAGAAAGGGAAGATGGAGGAAGAGGGCGACCCGGAGGAAGTCCTTCCACCGCGCAGGCTCGCCCACGCGGCAGAGGGCCTCGCGGAACGTCGCCGCGAGGGCGCTCCAGCGGAGGCCGGAGCGGCGGCGTTCCTGCGCCAGCGCGCCCCAGAGGCGGGCCAT from Verrucomicrobium sp. GAS474 encodes the following:
- a CDS encoding polysaccharide deacetylase family protein, translated to MSWRDLLRPLLPRFGKALWHRLQGDAVILAYHRVTTLPPGSDPYRLAVTPATFDAQMEILRRKFRPVSLYQIADSLLGGAPLPRRAVAVTFDDGYADNALEAAPILIRHGVPAAFFVTSGMIENRDEFWWDDLERLVLAPVRLPDRFAPAWAEPFVWEANDAGREDLPAEGAVFPRGISKGRRELFLRLSRMLKQLPREEQIARLDAVAEWSDFGLVREVRSNRRTMTATELLNLSRNPLFTIGAHTMTHPRLAALPPAAQREEIEGSKRDLEALLGRSVGMIAYPYGDPASVGEAAPRAAREAGVTCGFTASGGYVRRGTDPFSVPRFFAYEWSQKEFLYELNRLL